A region of the Sinorhizobium arboris LMG 14919 genome:
ATGAGGGTACGGTCCAGATCAAGAACCGCAACATGCTGCGCAACTCCGATGGCGTACTCGTCGCCATGGGCCGCAACATGGCGATCCAGATCCTCGACGAACGCGGTGTCGAGCGCTCCTCGCAGCGCGTTGCTTATGGTTCGAAGATCTTCGTCGACGATGGCGACAAGGTGAAGCGCGGTCAGCGTTTCGCGGAATGGGATCCCTACACCCGGCCGATGATGACGGAAGTGGAAGGTACCGTTCACTTCGAAGACGTGATCGACGGCATCTCGGTTCTGGAATCGACCGACGAGTCGACCGGCATCACCAAGCGCCAGGTCATCGACTGGCGCTCGACGCCGCGCGGCACCGACCTGAAGCCTGCGATCGTCATCAAGGACAAGAATGGCAACATTGCCAAGCTTGCCCGCGGCGGCGAGGCCCGCTTCATGCTCTCGGTCGACGCGATCCTTTCGGTCGAGCCGGGGCAGAAGGTCAGCCAGGGCGACGTTCTTGCCCGTTCGCCGCTCGAAAGCGCCAAGACCAAGGACATCACCGGTGGTCTGCCGCGCGTTGCCGAACTGTTCGAGGCACGCCGCCCGAAGGATCACGCCATCATCGCGGAGATCGATGGCACGATCCGTTTCGGCCGCGATTACAAGAACAAGCGTCGCGTGATGATCGAGCCGGCGGAAGACGGCGTCGAACCGGTCGAGTACCTGATCCCGAAGGGCAAGCCCTTCCATCTTCAGGATGGCGACTACATCGAAAAGGGCGACTACATCCTCGACGGCAACCCGGCGCCGCATGACATCCTGGCGATCAAGGGCGTGGAAGCGCTTGCTTCCTACCTCGTGAATGAAATCCAGGAAGTCTACCGACTGCAGGGCGTTGTCATCAACGACAAGCACATCGAGGTGATCGTCCGCCAGATGCTGCAGAAGGTCGAAATCACCGATGCCGGTGACTCGACCTATATCGTCGGCGACAACGTCGACCGCATCGAGCTCGAGGACGTCAACGATTCCCTCCTTGCCGAAGGCAAGAAGCCCGCTTTTGGCGAGCCGGTCCTGCTCGGCATCACCAAGGCATCGTTGCAGACCCCGTCCTTCATCTCGGCCGCTTCGTTCCAGGAGACCACCAAGGTCCTCACCGAAGCTGCGGTCGCAGGCAAGACGGACAATCTGCAGGGCCTGAAGGAGAACGTCATTGTCGGCCGCCTCATCCCGGCCGGTACGGGCGGCACGATGACGCAAATCCGCCGAATCGCCACGGCGCGCGACGAGTTGATCCTCGAAGAGCGCCGCAAGGGCACGGGTGCCGAAAGCGCCACTCCGATGCTCGCCGATATGGCGAACGATCCCGCTGCGGCGGAGTAAGCCGAAAGGGCAGGGTGGCTGCCCTCACTCGTGAATCAATAAAGCCGCCCGGAGCGATCCGGGCGGCTTTTCAGGTTGTTCCGGGGAGCGCGGTGAAACAACGCGAGCCGGTTCCGGATGGCGGCGGATCGCTCAGCTGAAGCGAATGATAGCGACTTCTCCCTCGAGCGCGCCCTGATAGGCGGAAGCGTGCGGCTCTTCGTCCGGTACGCCGTCCAGGGTGCCGATCTGGTCTAGATCGGCTTCCAGGAAGCCCTCCTCGGCCAGTGCATTCAGCGCTTCGCGCACGGCCGTATCGTCGTCCGGCGCCCGGAGCATCACGTGAATGTCAACGCCTTCGCTGTCGCCGTCGGCTTCGTAGGCTTTGCCGATGACGATGAAGATCATCGGTTCGTCGGGTGCGTTGTCGTTATCCGGTGTGACAGACATGGAAACATCCTCTTCGAAGAATAGTAGCGGGCGATCGCGTTCATTTTAGGCCGAAAGCGGCCGAAACCGTCGCGATCGATTCTCAAGCGTTGAGACGAGGGATGCGGGGAAACCGGATACACTTTGCCTCATCCTGCTCTACTGCATATTGCGCCAGATCGAAACCCGTTCCGGAATCGGGGCGGATGGCTTCAAAAAAAGGTGGTGAGGGACGCGCTGGTGGAGGAAGAGGAGGGCGGACGACTCGCCGTCGTGGAAAACGACAGAAAGAGGTTGCTGATTCCTTAAGTGCGAACGACTATGCGACGATGCGGGCCGGCGTTCGGCCAACCCGCGGGCAGAACCAGGGCGCAAAGCCTTGTTTCTCGGGCATATCAGGGCTGCAGTGCCCAGATTATTTCTTAATTGCCCTTGACGGATCGCCCCGAAATCAGTACACCCCGCCGCATCAGAGCCCATGTGAGGCTGGCTGGTTCGGAACGGCGCGTTCTGGAGTTCGCCTCAAACAAGGTTCAAAACGCACGCTGACGACATAATGCTGCACGCAAGACGCGCGAAATAGGGCGTCCTCTGCTTTTGGTGGGGCCATCTGCGAAAAGGCGGATCGGCCCTCGTTTTGCGCATTTCATAGGCGTTCGTTGTTGCCGGCGACGGCAAGCGATCCGCCCGAAAGGGTAACGAGACAAGTTTTTGTAAGGGATGGTTAGATGCCTACCGTAAACCAGCTGATCCGCAAGCCGCGTCAGGCACAGGTAAAGCGCAACAAGGTTCCTGCTCTGCAGGAGAACCCGCAGAAGCGCGGCGTTTGCACCCGCGTCTACACGACGACCCCGAAGAAGCCGAACTCGGCTCTCCGTAAGGTTGCCAAGATCCGCCTGACCAACGGCTTCGAAGTGATCGGCTACATTCCGGGTGAAGGCCACAACCTTCAGGAGCACTCCGTGGTCATGATCCGCGGCGGCCGCGTGAAGGACCTTCCGGGTGTTCGTTACCACATCATCCGCGGCGTTCTCGATACGCAGGGTGTGAAGAACCGCAAGCAGCGCCGTTCCAAGTATGGCGCGAAGCGTCCGAAATAACATCGCAACCGGCGCCATTTCGCTGGTCACAAGATTTAAAAGTTGAGAGACGAAAAGTATGTCCCGACGTCACAGAGCAGAAAAGCGTGAGATCAATCCGGATCCGAAGTTCGGTGATCTGGTCGTCACGAAGTTCATGAACGCAATCATGCTGCACGGCAAGAAGTCCGTTGCGGAGAGCATCGTCTACGGTGCGTTCGATGCGGTCCAGTCGAAGCTGAAGCAGGAGCCGGTCGCCGTGTTCCACTCCGCGCTCGACAACATTGCTCCGCATGTCGAAGTGCGTTCGCGCCGCGTCGGTGGTGCTACTTACCAGGTTCCGGTCGATGTTCGTCCGGAGCGCCGCCAGGCTCTCGCTATCCGCTGGCTGATCGCGGCTGCCCGTAAGCGCAATGAAACGACCATGGTCGATCGCCTGTGCGGCGAACTCATGGACGCAGCGAACAATCGCGGCAGCGCAGTGAAGAAGCGCGAAGACACCCACAAGATGGCTGATGCCAACCGTGCGTTCTCGCACTACCGTTGGTAATCCGAACAGGTTTCGAAAGGCAGTCTCTCATGGCTCGCGAATATAAAATCGAAGACTACCGAAATTTCGGTATCATGGCGCACATCGACGCCGGCAAGACGACGACGACCGAGCGTATCCTTTACTACACCGGCAAGTCCCACAAGATCGGCGAAGTCCATGACGGCGCTGCAACCATGGACTGGATGGAGCAGGAGCAGGAGCGCGGCATTACGATTACGTCTGCTGCTACGACGACCTTCTGGAAGGGTCGCGACGGTAAGACGCGCCGCTTCAACATCATCGACACTCCCGGCCACGTCGACTTCACGATCGAAGTCGAGCGCTCGCTGCGCGTTCTCGACGGCGCGATCGCGCTCCTCGATGCCAATGCCGGCGTCGAGCCGCAGACGGAAACCGTCTGGCGCCAGGCGGAGAAGTATCATGTTCCGCGCATGATCTTCTGCAACAAGATGGACAAGACCGGTGCGGACTTCTACCGTTCGGTCGAAATGATCAAGGCGCGCCTCGGCGCGACGGCTGTCGTCATGCAGCTGCCGATCGGCGCTGAAAGCGACTTCAAGGGCGTCGTCGACCTGATCGAGATGAATGCTCTCGTATGGCGCGACGAATCCCTCGGCGCCCAGTGGGACGTCGTCGAAATCCCGGCCGACATGAAGGAAAAGGCGGAAGAGTACCGTGAAAAGCTGATCGAGACGGTTGTCGAGATCGACGAAGCGGCAATGGAAGCCTACCTTGAAGGCACCTATCCGGACAACGACAAGATCCGCGAACTGGTTCGTCGCGGTACGATCGACGTCAAGTTCCACCCGATGTTCTGCGGCACGGCCTTCAAGAACAAGGGCGTTCAGCCTCTGCTCGACGCAGTTGTAGACTACCTGCCGTCGCCGATCGACATTCCGGCGATCAAGGGCATCGACGTCAAGACGGACGGCGAGATCATCCGTAAGGCTGACGACAACGAGCCGCTTTCGATGCTGGCGTTCAAGATCATGAACGACCCGTTCGTCGGTTCGCTGACCTTCGCGCGCATCTATTCCGGCAAGCTCGAAAAGGGCACGTCGGTGATGAATACGGTCAAGGAGAAACGCGAGCGCGTCGGCCGTATGCTGCAGATGCACTCCAACTCGCGTGAAGACATCGAAGAAGCCTTCGCTGGCGACATCGTTGCTCTGGCCGGCCTTAAGGAAACCACCACGGGCGATACGCTTTGCGATCCGCTGAAGCCGGTTATCCTGGAGCGCATGGAATTCCCGGAGCCGGTCATCCAGATCGCGATCGAGCCGAAGACGAAGGGCGACCAGGAAAAGATGGGCCTCGCGCTCAACCGTCTGGCTGCCGAAGATCCGTCCTTCCGCGTCAAGACCGATGAGGAATCCGGCCAGACGATCATCGCCGGCATGGGCGAACTTCACCTGGACATCATCGTCGACCGCATGCGTCGCGAGTTCAAGGTCGAAGCTTCGGTCGGTGCTCCGCAGGTTGCCTACCGCGAAACCATCACGCGTCAGCACGAGGAAGACTACACGCACAAGAAGCAGTCCGGTGGTACCGGTCAGTTCGCTCGCGTCAAGATCGTCTTCGAGCCGAACCCGGAAGGCGAAGATTTCGTATTCGAGTCGAAGATCGTCGGCGGTGCCGTTCCGAAGGAGTACATTCCGGGCGTTCAGAAGGGTATCGAAAGCGTTCTGTCCTCGGGTCCGCTTGCTGGCTTCCCGATGCTGGGCGTCAAGGCGACGCTGATCGACGGTGCGTTCCATGACGTCGACTCGTCGGTCCTGGCCTTCGAAATCGCTTCCCGTGCCTGCTTCCGCGAAGCGGCCAAGAAGGCTGGTGCTCAGCTTCTCGAGCCGATCATGAAGGTCGAGGTCGTGACGCCGGAAGATTACGTCGGTGACGTTATCGGTGACCTGAACTCTCGCCGTGGCCAGATCCAGGGTCAGGAAGCCCGCGGCGTCGCCGTGGTGATCAATGCCCACGTGCCGCTCGCGAACATGTTCAAGTACGTGGACAACCTGCGTTCCATGTCGCAGGGCCGCGCTCAGTACACGATGCTGTTCGATCACTACGCGCCGGTTCCGTCGAACGTCGCGCAGGAAATCCAGGCGAAGTATTCCGGTCAGAAGTGACCGGAATAGCCTCGCGCTGAAACAGAATGAAAAGATTTCCCCTCTAGGGGACAGGAAACGGAGAGCCGGAAATGGCAAAGAGCAAATTTGAGCGCAATAAGCCGCACGTTAACATTGGCACGATTGGCCACGTTGACCATGGCAAGACGTCGCTGACGGCAGCGATCACGAAGTATTTCGGCGAGTTCAAGGCGTATGACCAGATCGACGCTGCGCCGGAAGAAAAGGCGCGCGGGATCACGATTTCGACGGCGCACGTGGAATACGAGACGCCGAACCGTCACTATGCGCATGTCGACTGCCCCGGCCACGCCGACTACGTCAAGAACATGATCACCGGTGCGGCGCAGATGGACGGCGCTATTCTGGTGGTTTCGGCAGCCGACGGCCCGATGCCGCAGACGCGCGAACACATTCTGCTCGCCCGCCAGGTCGGCGTTCCGGCGATTGTGGTGTTCCTGAACAAGGTCGACCAGGTCGACGACGCGGAACTTCTCGAGCTCGTCGAGCTGGAAGTGCGCGAACTTCTGTCGTCCTACGAATTCCCGGGCGACGACATCCCGATCATCAAGGGTTCGGCTCTGGCTGCGCTTGAAGATTCGGACAAGAAGATCGGCGAAGACGCGATCCGCGAGCTGATGGCTGCGGTCGACTCCTACATTCCGACGCCGGAGCGTCCGATCGACCAGCCGTTCCTGATGCCGATCGAAGACGTGTTCTCGATCTCGGGCCGCGGTACGGTTGTGACCGGCCGCGTCGAGCGCGGCATCGTCAAGGTGGGTGAGGAAATCGAGATCGTCGGCATCCGTCCGACGACGAAGACGACCTGCACGGGCGTTGAAATGTTCCGCAAGCTGCTCGACCAGGGCCAGGCCGGCGACAACATCGGCGCGCTTCTGCGCGGCGTCGACCGCAACGGGGTCGAGCGCGGTCAGATTCTGTGCAAGCCGGGTTCGGTCAAGCCGCACCGCAAGTTCAAGGCTGAAGCCTACATCCTGACGAAGGAAGAGGGCGGCCGTCATACGCCGTTCTTCACCAACTACCGTCCGCAGTTCTACTTCCGCACGACGGACGTGACCGGCATCGTGACGCTGCCGGAAGGCACGGAAATGGTCATGCCGGGCGACAACGTCACGGTTGACGTCGAGCTGATCGTGCCGATCGCGATGGAAGAAAAGCTGCGCTTCGCTATCCGCGAAGGCGGCCGCACCGTCGGCGCAGGCATCGTCGCCTCCATCGTCGAGTAAAAAGAAAACGGCTTGAGCCGTTTCGGCAGGGACATGGTCGGCCATGTCCCTGCGATTTTTGAAAAGAAGCGGCTAAGCGAAACGAATACTTCAAGTGTGTGCCTCGTGAGCACACCGGAAAACACGAGCAAGGACAAGTCGAATGAACGGCCAGAATATCCGCATCCGCCTCAAGGCGTTTGATCACCGGATCCTCGATGCCTCCACGCGCGAAATCGTGTCGACGGCCAAGCGCACCGGTGCGAGTGTGCGCGGGCCCGTGCCGCTTCCGACCCGGATTGAGAAATTCACGGTCAACCGGTCGCCCCACGTCGACAAGAAGAGCCGCGAACAGTTCGAGATGCGCACGCACAAGCGTCTTCTCGATATCGTAGATCCGACCCCGCAGACGGTGGACGCGCTGATGAAGCTCGATCTGGCCGCCGGCGTCGACGTCGAGATCAAGCTGTAAGACCCGGCGCAAGCCGAAATAACAAGGAAGGTACGTGGAGCTTCTCCAACGGCTTCCAGGAACAGGAAACCGGAAGGTGCGTCAAGCACCGGATGGGAACCCTAAACAAGAGGCGTGAACCGATGCGTTCAGGTGTGATTGCACAGAAGGTGGGAATGACCCGCGTCTACAACGACGCCGGCGAGCATATCCCGGTAACAGTATTGCGGCTGGAAAACTGCCAGGTAGTGGCCCACCGCACGGAAGAAAAGAACGGGTATACGGCAGTTCAGCTGGGTGCCGGCCGTTCGAAGGTCAAGAATACGCCGAAGGCTATGCGCGGCCATTTCGCCGCTGCGAGCGTTGAGCCGAAGGCAAAGCTCGTCGAGTTCCGCGTGAGCGCCGACAACCTGATCGACATTGGCGCCGAGCTTACGGCGGGCCATTTCGTCGCCGGGCAGCTCGTGGACGTTACCGGCACCACCATCGGTAAGGGTTTTGCCGGCGCTATCAAGCGCCATAACTTCGGCGGCCTGCGTGCAACGCACGGCGTGTCCGTATCGCACCGTTCGCATGGTTCGACCGGTTCCAACCAGGATCCGGGCCGCGTCTGGAAGGGCAAGCGCATGGCTGGTCATATGGGCCAGACGCGCGTCACCACGCAGAACCTCGAAGTCGTATCGACCGACGAAGATCGTGGTCTGATCCTGGTCAAGGGTGCAGTTCCCGGCTCCAAGGGTTCCTGGATCGTCGTCCGTGACGCCATCAAGTCGGGCACTCCGGAAGGCGCACCGCGCCCTGCCGCAGTGCGCGCCGCAGAATCGAAGTAAGGGAGCCGAATAATGGATCTCACCGTCAAAACCCTCGAGGGCAAGGACGCGGGAAAGGTTTCCCTTTCTGACGCCATTTTCGGTCTCGAGCCTCGTGAAGACATCATCGCCCGCGTCGTTCGCTGGCAGCTCGCAAAGCGCCAGCAGGGCACGCACAAGTCCAAGGGCCGTGCGGAAGTCTCCCGTACCGGCGCCAAGATGTACAAGCAGAAGGGTACGGGCCGCGCCCGCCACCATTCGGCTCGTGCTCCGCAGTTCCGCGGCGGCGGCAAGGCTCACGGTCCGGTCGTCCGCAGCCATGCACACGATCTTCCGAAGAAGATCCGTGCACTCGGCCTGCGCCATGCGCTGTCGGCCAAGCTGAAGGCTGAAGAGATCATCGTCGTCGACGATCTCGTCGCCAATGAAGCAAAGACGAAGGCGCTCGCCGGTGCATTCGCCTCGCTCGGCCTCACCAACGCCCTGATCATCGGCGGAGCCGAGATCGAAGGCAACTTCAAGCTCGCAGCCCAGAACATCCCGAATGTGGACGTTCTGCCGGTTCAGGGCATCAACGTTTACGACATTCTGCGCCGTGGCAAGCTCGTGCTTTCCAAGGCTGCTGTGGAAGCTCTGGAGGAGCGGTTCAAATGACGGATCTTCGGCACTACGACGTGATCGTGTCTCCCTCGATCACCGAAAAGTCGACGCTGGTCTCGGAACAGAACCAGGTCGTCTTCAATGTCGCCAAGGGTGCTTCGAAGCCTGAGATCAAGGCTGCCGTCGAAGCGCTGTTCGGCGTGAAGGTCACGGCCGTGAACACGCTCGTCCGCAAGGGCAAGCTGAAGCGCTTCCGCGGCTTCGCCGGAAAGCAGAAGGACGTGAAGAAGGCGATCGTAACGCTCGCCGACGGTCAGTCCATCGACGTTTCCACCGGTCTCTAACGGATAGGCCCATTTAGGGTAAAAACCCAAAAGGGAACATGAAAATGGCATTGAAAAGCTTCAATCCGACGACGCCGAGCCAGCGTCAACTGGTCATCGTCAGCCGGGCGGGCCTCTACAAGGGCAAGCCGGTAAAGACGCTGACCGAGGGCCTGTCCTCCAAGGGCGGTCGCAACAATCTGGGCCGCATCACCGTCCGTTTCCAGGGCGGTGGTCACAAGCGGACCTACCGTCTGGTCGACTTCAAGCGTCGCAAGTTCGACGTCGAAGGCACGGTCGAGCGTCTGGAATACGACCCGAACCGCACGGCTTTCATCGCGCTCGTCAACTATGCTGACGGTGAACAGGCCTATATCCTGGCGCCGCAGCGCCTGGCCGCGGGCGATAAGGTGATTGCCTCGGAAAAGGCCGTCGACGTAAAGCCCGGCAACGCTATGCCGCTGCAGTTCATTCCGGTCGGCTCCATCATCCACAACGTGGAAATGAAGCCGGGCAAGGGTGGGCAGATCGCCCGCTCCGCCGGAACCTACGCTCAGCTCGTCGGCCGCGACCAGGGGATGGCGATCCTGCGCCTGAACTCGGGCGAGCAGCGCCTGGTGCACGGCTCTTGCCTCGCATCGATCGGTGCTGTATCGAACCCCGACCACGGCAACATCAATGATGGTAAGGCCGGCCGTTCGCGCTGGCGCGGCAAGCGCCCGCACGTACGCGGCGTTGTCATGAACCCGGTCGACCATCCGCACGGCGGCGGCGAAGGCCGCACCTCCGGTGGTCGCCATCCGGTCACTCCATGGGGCAAGCCCACAAAGGGTAAGCGCACGCGCTCCAACAAGTCGACCGACAAGTTCATTATGCGCTCGCGTCATCAGCGCAAGAAGTAAGAGAGGAAGTCTCAAGTGGCTCGTTCAGTATGGAAAGGTCCGTTTGTTGACGGTTATCTTCTCAAGAAGGCTGAGAAGGTCCGCGAAGGCGGCCGCAACGAAGTGATCAAGATGTGGAGCCGTCGCTCCACGATCCTTCCGCAGTTCGTCGGTCTGACCTTCGGCGTCTACAACGGCAACAAGCATGTTCCCGTCTCGGTGTCCGAGGAAATGGTCGGTCACAAGTTCGGTGAATTCGCTCCGACCCGGACCTATTACGGTCATGGCGCGGACAAGAAAGCGAAGAGGAAGTAACAATGGGCAAGGCAAAAGCCGAACGCCGGCTGAAGGATAATGAGGCGCAGGCCGTTGCGCGCACGATCCGCGTCAGCCCCCAGAAGCTCAACCTTGTTGCCGCGCTGATCCGCGGCAAGAAGGTAGACCGGGCTCTGGCCGAACTCGAGTTCTCGCGCAAGCGCATTGCAGGCACGGTCAAGAAGACGCTTGAATCTGCGATCGCTAACGCAGAGAACAACCATGATCTCGACGTTGATTCGCTCATCGTCGCAGAAGCTTTTGTTGGCAAGTCGATCGTGATGAAGCGCTTCCACGCCCGTGGTCGCGGCCGTGCATCGCGCGTCGAAAAGCCGTTCGCGCACTTGACGATCGTCGTTCGTGAAGTGGAAGCCAAAGGGGAGGCCGCATAATGGGCCAGAAAATTAATCCGATCGGTTTCCGTCTCGGCATCAACCGGACCTGGGATAGCCGTTGGTTCGCGGATAACGCGGAATACGGCCAGCTTCTTCACGAAGACCTGAAGATCCGCGCCTATCTGATGGAAGAACTGAAGGCGGCCGGTATCGCCAAGGTCGTCATCGAGCGTCCGCACAAGAAGTGCCGCGTTACGATCCACTCGGCTCGCCCGGGCCTGATCATCGGCAAGAAGGGCGCCGACATCGAAAAGCTCCGCAGGAAGCTTTCCGAGATGACCAATTCGGAAACGCACCTCAACATCGTCGAGGTGCGCAAGCCGGAAGTCGACGCGACTCTCGTTGCACAGTCGATCGCTCAGCAGCTCGAGCGTCGTGTAGCGTTCCGTCGTGCGATGAAGCGTGCCGTTCAGTCGGCAATGCGTCTCGGCGCCGAAGGCATCAAGATCACCTGCGCCGGCCGTCTCGGCGGTGCGGAAATCGCCCGTACCGAATGGTATCGTGAAGGCCGCGTTCCGCTGCATACGCTGCGCGCCGACATCGACTACGGCACGGCCGAAGCCGAAACCGCTTTCGGTATCTGCGGTGTCAAGGTCTGGATTTTCAAGGGTGAAATCCTTGAGCACGATCCGATGGCTTCCGAGCGCCGCGCGACCGAGAGTGACAACCAGGGCGGTGGCGGCAGAGAGCGTCGCCGCGAGAACGCGTAACATTCGCGCGTGGCAGCCAATATCGGAGAAGTAAAAAAATGTTGCAGCCAAAGCGTACGAAGTATCGCAAGCAGTTCAAGGGACGCATCAAGGGCGTCGCGAAGGGCGGCTCCGACCTGGCCTTCGGCGAATTCGGTCTGAAGGCTCAGGAGCCGAACCGCGTCAATGCTCGCGAGATCGAAGCGGCCCGCCGTGCGATCACCCGTCATATGAAGCGCGCCGGCCGCGTCTGGATCCGGGTATTCCCCGACGTTCCGGTCACGGCAAAGCCGACCGAAGTCCGCATGGGTAAGGGCAAGGGTTCGGTCGAATACTGGGCATGCAAGGTCAAGCCCGGCCGCATGATGTTCGAGATCGACGGTGTCAGCGAAGAGCTCGCCCGCGAGGCGCTTCGCCTCGGCGCTGCCAAGCTCTCTGTCAAGACGCGCTTCGTGCAGCGTATCGCAGAGTAAGGAGTGAAGCTCATGAAAGCCGCAGACGTTCGCGCTCTGAGCGCCGACCAACTCAAGGAAGAGCTTGCCAAGCTGAAGAAGGAGCAGTTCAACCTGCGCTTCCAGAAGGCAACCGGCCAGCTCGAGAAGTCTTCGCGCATCAACGAGGTCCGCAAGGACATCGCGCGCATCAAAACCATTGCCCGCCAGAAGGCGGCAGAAGCCAAGGCCTAAGGACCAGAAGAATATGCCGAAACGCATTCTGCAGGGCACCGTCGTCAGTGACAAGAACGACAAGACCGTCGTCGTCCGGGTCGAGCGCCGCTTTGCGCACCCGATCCTTCAGAAGACCGTTCGTCGTTCCAAGAAGTACAAGGCGCACGACGAGAACAACCAGTTCAAGGTCGGCGACCTCGTTTCCATCGAGGAATGCGCGCCGATCTCCAAGGACAAGCGCTGGACGGTGGTTTCCGCCCAGTCTTGATTTATGCAGGTTTTGTCCGCCGGACCCTTGCGTCTCGGGCAAATATCTGTATGAAGCACGCAATTAAAGCCGAGGAACGCTCGAGTCCGAGCGTTCTTTTGCTTTGAGATGAGCACAATAAGCCGGGCGAGGGGGTTCCGACCCAACCGGCCTGGTAACAACAAGAAGGCGACCTGACATGATTCAGATGCAAACAAACCTCGACGTGGCGGATAATTCCGGCGCACGTCGTGTCATGTG
Encoded here:
- the rpmC gene encoding 50S ribosomal protein L29, encoding MKAADVRALSADQLKEELAKLKKEQFNLRFQKATGQLEKSSRINEVRKDIARIKTIARQKAAEAKA
- the rpsQ gene encoding 30S ribosomal protein S17, encoding MPKRILQGTVVSDKNDKTVVVRVERRFAHPILQKTVRRSKKYKAHDENNQFKVGDLVSIEECAPISKDKRWTVVSAQS